In Pseudomonadota bacterium, a genomic segment contains:
- a CDS encoding helix-hairpin-helix domain-containing protein: protein MGLPRITLGATAVVAILAAITISARLGGALEDEREAALFDPASPLFCAGVRTPSTEPRLVCAASRASFLAEAHASGLAPEACASASLPARAGAGCLVVVEARGSACAVVEVGRLPAATALICGARLDVNAATEAELALLPGIGEVRARRIVESRARDGPFPDAESLDRVHGIGPKTVDLLRPWIVAGGAE from the coding sequence ATGGGACTTCCGCGGATCACCCTCGGCGCGACGGCGGTCGTGGCGATCCTCGCCGCGATCACGATCTCGGCCAGGCTCGGCGGGGCGCTGGAGGACGAGCGCGAAGCCGCCCTGTTCGATCCCGCCTCCCCGCTCTTCTGCGCGGGCGTGCGGACCCCTTCCACCGAGCCGCGCCTCGTCTGCGCGGCGAGCCGGGCGTCTTTCCTCGCGGAGGCCCACGCGTCGGGGCTCGCGCCGGAAGCGTGCGCGTCCGCGAGCCTGCCCGCGCGGGCCGGAGCCGGCTGCCTGGTCGTCGTCGAGGCGCGCGGCTCCGCCTGCGCCGTCGTCGAGGTCGGACGCCTCCCGGCGGCGACCGCCCTGATCTGCGGCGCGCGCCTGGACGTCAACGCCGCTACCGAGGCCGAGCTCGCGCTCCTGCCCGGGATCGGCGAGGTCCGCGCGCGGCGGATCGTCGAGTCTCGGGCGCGGGACGGCCCGTTCCCCGACGCGGAGTCGCTCGATCGGGTCCACGGCATCGGTCCGAAGACGGTCGATCTGCTGCGGCCGTGGATCGTCGCGGGCGGCGCCGAGTGA
- a CDS encoding zinc ribbon domain-containing protein — translation MRCTSCGAENRDGATLCEACGASAADRYAPPPSSLGAGRERELGDEMKPWELKRWRVSGLSWASLWLAVFAPPLGFLLSFAAIGAANRVRRRPGNRAVAYAALGTALYMGFIWGVMVFTFWSESRRVSAYDDAFLPPSGYGEPYAPGGGYDPAAPSPETAPADMAELQRLLDQLAEQPAPTE, via the coding sequence ATGCGCTGTACGAGCTGCGGTGCCGAGAACCGGGACGGGGCGACGCTCTGTGAGGCCTGCGGGGCGAGCGCCGCGGACAGGTACGCGCCGCCGCCCTCGTCCCTGGGCGCGGGACGGGAACGGGAGCTCGGAGACGAGATGAAGCCGTGGGAGCTCAAGAGGTGGCGCGTCTCGGGGCTGTCGTGGGCGTCCTTGTGGCTCGCCGTGTTCGCCCCGCCGCTGGGGTTCCTCCTGAGCTTCGCCGCGATCGGCGCGGCGAACCGCGTCCGCAGGCGGCCGGGGAACCGCGCCGTGGCGTACGCCGCGCTCGGCACCGCGCTGTACATGGGGTTCATCTGGGGCGTCATGGTGTTCACGTTCTGGTCCGAGTCGCGGCGCGTGTCGGCGTACGACGACGCGTTCCTGCCGCCCAGCGGCTACGGCGAACCGTACGCGCCGGGAGGCGGCTACGACCCGGCGGCCCCGTCGCCGGAGACCGCGCCCGCGGACATGGCGGAGCTCCAGCGCCTCCTCGATCAGCTCGCGGAGCAGCCGGCCCCGACCGAGTGA
- a CDS encoding YihY/virulence factor BrkB family protein, which translates to MRWWERLPLLGHLRDAARATVFPVDLATSKRSFALIYAVRLLFLVGRRLWRDRCPRQAASLSYQTFLSLVPMLALAIAFGSALGFDAYVDRVISFLEAQLLPETAADIGDRIRSLATSVRPKTLGIVGGATLAFIAMTLFYTVDTSVNEIFRCPVTKRVLPRIFTGLVILLLAPLAFGLSLYYTGRLFSLPRFATAFTPLAFTTTALFLCYWRLPRTKVRMRHSLVAAATAGVMFEAIKIVFAVYAQHAGLALSPVYGTLVILPLFMVWIYIAWLVFLFGAELSAALHEVRRHDQFER; encoded by the coding sequence ATGCGGTGGTGGGAACGACTGCCGCTCCTCGGCCACCTACGCGACGCCGCGCGCGCCACCGTGTTCCCCGTCGACCTCGCGACCTCGAAGCGCAGCTTCGCGCTCATCTACGCCGTCCGCCTCCTGTTCCTCGTCGGGCGGCGCCTGTGGCGCGATCGCTGCCCGCGCCAGGCCGCGTCGCTCTCGTACCAGACGTTCCTGTCGCTGGTCCCGATGCTCGCGCTCGCGATCGCGTTCGGGTCGGCGCTCGGGTTCGACGCCTACGTCGACCGCGTGATCTCGTTCCTGGAGGCCCAACTCCTCCCGGAGACCGCCGCGGACATCGGCGACAGGATCCGGAGCCTCGCGACCTCGGTCCGGCCGAAGACGCTCGGCATCGTGGGCGGCGCCACGCTCGCCTTCATCGCGATGACGCTGTTCTACACGGTGGACACGTCCGTGAACGAGATCTTCCGCTGCCCCGTGACGAAACGGGTGTTGCCGCGCATCTTCACGGGGCTCGTCATCCTCCTGCTCGCGCCGCTCGCGTTCGGCCTGTCGCTCTACTACACCGGCCGCCTGTTCTCGCTGCCGCGCTTCGCGACCGCGTTCACCCCGCTCGCCTTCACGACGACGGCCCTGTTCCTGTGCTACTGGCGCCTGCCGCGGACGAAGGTGCGCATGCGCCACTCCCTCGTCGCCGCCGCGACCGCGGGCGTGATGTTCGAGGCGATCAAGATCGTCTTCGCCGTCTACGCCCAGCACGCCGGCTTGGCCCTGTCGCCCGTGTACGGCACGCTCGTCATCCTGCCGCTGTTCATGGTGTGGATCTACATCGCCTGGCTGGTCTTCCTGTTCGGCGCGGAGCTGAGCGCGGCGCTGCACGAGGTGCGCCGGCACGATCAGTTCGAGCGGTGA